One genomic segment of Protaetiibacter intestinalis includes these proteins:
- a CDS encoding carbohydrate ABC transporter permease, whose translation MSAKSSAVRIQPRRTGIPYFLIVPAVVFLLLGLGYPLVWQFITAFQKYGLAQQFGKPPEWVGFANFAELLWKGEFWAVLGRSLVFCVVTAFVTVVVGVGMALLMNAVGRAARLILQISMLLAWAMPVAAATTVFIWLFDRRRGVVNYLLDAIPGVDMNRYDWLGNPATFFLVASVLIIWMSVPFVSFAVYAGLTQISDEVMEAAQIDGANAWQRFTRIVGPMIRPVLSIVLLLQLIWDLRVFAQITLLKDAGSKSGDFDLLGTYIYKLGASANDFGMASAVSIIVLLITLALSWVYVRDLIKEDEGR comes from the coding sequence ATGTCCGCGAAGAGCTCCGCCGTCCGCATCCAACCCCGCCGTACGGGTATCCCCTATTTCCTGATCGTGCCCGCGGTCGTCTTCCTGCTGCTCGGCCTCGGCTACCCGCTCGTCTGGCAGTTCATCACCGCCTTCCAGAAGTACGGTCTCGCCCAGCAGTTCGGCAAGCCGCCGGAGTGGGTGGGCTTCGCCAACTTCGCCGAGCTGCTCTGGAAGGGCGAGTTCTGGGCCGTGCTCGGCCGCTCGCTCGTCTTCTGCGTCGTGACCGCCTTCGTCACCGTCGTGGTCGGCGTCGGGATGGCGCTGCTCATGAACGCCGTCGGCAGGGCCGCCCGCCTCATCCTGCAGATCTCGATGCTGCTCGCCTGGGCGATGCCCGTCGCCGCCGCGACGACCGTCTTCATCTGGCTGTTCGACCGTCGCCGCGGCGTCGTCAACTACCTGCTCGACGCGATCCCGGGCGTCGACATGAACCGCTACGACTGGCTCGGCAACCCGGCCACCTTCTTCCTCGTGGCGAGCGTGCTCATCATCTGGATGTCGGTGCCCTTCGTCTCGTTCGCCGTCTACGCGGGGCTCACCCAGATCTCCGACGAGGTCATGGAGGCGGCCCAGATCGACGGTGCGAACGCCTGGCAGCGCTTCACCCGGATCGTCGGGCCGATGATCCGCCCCGTGCTCTCGATCGTGCTGCTGCTGCAGCTCATCTGGGACCTGCGGGTGTTCGCCCAGATCACCCTGCTCAAGGACGCCGGCTCGAAGTCGGGCGACTTCGACCTGCTCGGCACCTACATCTACAAGCTCGGCGCCTCCGCCAACGACTTCGGCATGGCGAGCGCCGTCTCCATCATCGTGCTGCTGATCACCCTCGCGCTCAGCTGGGTGTACGTGCGCGACCTGATCAAGGAGGACGAGGGACGATGA
- a CDS encoding ROK family transcriptional regulator yields MSAPEAQRSAPLRALRPSAKVLPEHARAHNRSLVLQTLYRGGLQSRADLARETGLTRVTVSDLVAELIADGLVVETGQRDEARPGKPAILLDINRAGHRIIGIDLSDTGVFRGSVLDLDGGIVTRIEVATDGAAGAEVTRIATELARELVAAADQPVLGIGIGSPGIVDLTGTVLSAPNLGWVDEPLQATIATATGLPVIVANDANAAALAEHSFGDALGDFMLIRVGRGVGAGLILGGTPVFGSRFAAGELGHVVVGTDGGDLCVCGKHGCLETWLSVPRLRAGLAEAPDAAARDAVLRRAGERLGIALAPVVGALNLDEVVISGPVELLEGPLTEAAIETFRARTMAEFHGDLTVRMSELGQDIVMRGAAAMVLSSRLGVS; encoded by the coding sequence ATGTCCGCACCGGAAGCGCAGCGAAGCGCCCCCCTCCGCGCCCTGCGCCCGAGCGCGAAGGTGCTGCCGGAGCACGCCCGCGCGCACAACCGCTCGCTCGTGCTGCAGACGCTCTACCGCGGCGGCCTCCAGAGCCGTGCCGACCTCGCCCGCGAGACGGGCCTCACGCGCGTCACCGTCTCCGACCTCGTCGCCGAGCTCATCGCCGACGGGCTCGTCGTCGAGACCGGCCAGCGCGACGAGGCGCGTCCCGGCAAGCCCGCCATCCTGCTCGACATCAACCGCGCCGGCCACCGCATCATCGGCATCGACCTCTCCGACACGGGCGTCTTCCGCGGCTCCGTGCTCGACCTCGACGGCGGCATCGTCACGCGCATCGAGGTCGCCACCGACGGCGCCGCGGGCGCCGAGGTCACCCGGATCGCCACCGAGCTCGCCCGCGAACTCGTCGCGGCCGCCGACCAGCCCGTGCTCGGCATCGGCATCGGCTCCCCCGGCATCGTCGACCTCACCGGCACGGTGCTCTCGGCCCCGAACCTCGGCTGGGTCGACGAGCCGCTGCAGGCGACCATCGCGACCGCCACCGGCCTCCCGGTGATCGTCGCGAACGACGCCAACGCCGCCGCCCTCGCCGAGCACAGCTTCGGCGACGCGCTCGGCGACTTCATGCTCATCCGGGTCGGCCGCGGAGTCGGCGCGGGCCTCATCCTCGGCGGCACCCCCGTGTTCGGCAGCCGGTTCGCGGCGGGCGAGCTCGGCCACGTCGTGGTCGGCACCGACGGCGGCGACCTCTGCGTGTGCGGCAAGCACGGCTGCCTCGAGACCTGGCTCTCGGTGCCGCGCCTGCGCGCCGGCCTCGCCGAGGCGCCGGATGCCGCCGCCCGCGACGCCGTGCTGCGTCGCGCCGGCGAGCGCCTCGGCATCGCCCTCGCGCCGGTCGTCGGCGCCCTCAATCTCGACGAGGTCGTCATCAGCGGCCCCGTCGAACTCCTCGAAGGTCCCCTCACCGAGGCGGCCATCGAGACCTTCCGCGCCCGCACGATGGCCGAGTTCCACGGCGATCTGACGGTGCGGATGTCCGAGCTCGGTCAGGACATCGTCATGCGCGGCGCCGCCGCCATGGTCCTGTCGAGCCGACTCGGGGTCTCCTGA
- a CDS encoding FMN-binding protein, which produces MTTSPRPHRTLGIAGIAGIGLLSLAGCATASDAADNSSGSGSTDTSASYTDGTYTAEGSYVSPAGQESITVELTLEDDIVTAVTVTPEADDPQAESFQEKFAGGIADVVVGKDIDTLDVSRVAGSSLTSGGFNQALATIKADALES; this is translated from the coding sequence ATGACGACCTCCCCCCGACCCCACCGCACACTCGGAATCGCGGGCATCGCCGGCATCGGCCTCCTCTCGCTCGCGGGGTGCGCCACCGCATCCGACGCCGCCGACAACAGCTCCGGGAGCGGCTCGACCGACACCTCGGCGAGCTACACGGACGGCACGTACACCGCCGAAGGCAGTTACGTCTCCCCCGCCGGCCAGGAGTCGATCACGGTCGAGCTGACCCTCGAGGACGACATCGTGACCGCCGTCACCGTGACCCCCGAGGCCGACGACCCGCAGGCCGAGAGCTTCCAGGAGAAGTTCGCCGGCGGCATCGCGGATGTCGTGGTCGGCAAGGACATCGACACCCTCGACGTCTCGCGCGTCGCCGGCTCCTCGCTCACGAGCGGCGGGTTCAACCAGGCGCTCGCGACCATCAAGGCCGACGCGCTCGAGTCGTAG
- a CDS encoding FAD:protein FMN transferase: MIADPLPNAWRFDALGTPWRIDTEEPLPDEVRELVAARVERFDRDWSRYRDDSLVARIARHPGRHRLPADAAPLLGLYRELYAATRGRVSPLVGGALAAAGFGPRLGGVPDAVPRFEDALAWDGEHLDTASPVLLDVGAAGKGYLVDLVSGLLAEAGIARSVVDGSGDLRIRDVPMRIALEHPADATRAVGVAELVGGALSASAGNRRRHADGRHHVLDAVTGLPARDVVATWAVAADDLVADGAATALFFDVDRGWLERRGVEWVRMLSDGSLEASPGFPGEVFA, encoded by the coding sequence GTGATCGCCGATCCGCTCCCGAACGCCTGGAGGTTCGACGCGCTCGGCACCCCGTGGCGGATCGACACCGAGGAACCGCTGCCGGACGAGGTGCGCGAGCTCGTCGCCGCCCGCGTCGAGCGCTTCGACCGCGACTGGTCGCGCTACCGCGACGACTCGCTCGTCGCCCGCATCGCGCGCCACCCCGGACGCCACCGCCTGCCCGCCGACGCGGCGCCGCTGCTCGGGCTCTACCGCGAACTGTACGCCGCCACCCGCGGCCGGGTGTCGCCGCTCGTCGGCGGCGCGCTCGCGGCGGCCGGCTTCGGCCCGCGGCTCGGCGGCGTGCCGGATGCCGTGCCCCGCTTCGAGGACGCACTCGCCTGGGACGGCGAGCACCTCGACACCGCCTCCCCCGTGCTGCTCGACGTCGGCGCGGCGGGCAAGGGCTACCTCGTCGACCTCGTGAGCGGACTGCTCGCCGAGGCGGGCATCGCGCGCTCGGTCGTCGACGGCTCGGGCGACCTCCGCATCCGCGACGTGCCCATGCGGATCGCGCTCGAGCATCCCGCGGACGCCACCCGGGCGGTCGGCGTCGCCGAACTCGTCGGCGGCGCCCTCTCCGCGAGCGCCGGCAACCGTCGACGGCACGCCGACGGGCGCCACCACGTGCTCGACGCCGTGACGGGACTGCCCGCGCGCGACGTCGTCGCCACCTGGGCCGTCGCCGCCGACGACCTCGTCGCCGACGGCGCCGCCACGGCGCTGTTCTTCGACGTCGACCGCGGCTGGCTCGAGCGCCGCGGCGTGGAATGGGTCAGGATGCTGTCCGACGGCTCGCTCGAGGCCAGCCCCGGCTTCCCCGGAGAGGTGTTCGCATGA
- a CDS encoding ferredoxin--NADP reductase, whose product MTALVARIDRLLGRVTMYLLVLGILVVLAVLAVVLGAVGAIPFDPLTLLASATVLLAASWIANQVLGLVFRTTPLLASGFITAMLLFFVLEPSLEPDGLLVLALAAAIAAASKYLIAWRGRHLVNPAAIAAVLVGVTGLTLSSWWVATGPMLPAVALGALLILWRTRHLGMGLVYLAVAGGLLFVRYLAFGADAGSALSFTLVSSPVVFAAGFMVSEPLTLPPRRWQRMLYAVVVGVLTSAPLAIGPVRNTPELALVIGGVLAFFFAQRRGVKLELVEKRQLTPTAWEFRFRPAAPLRFAPGQYLELTLPHRRPDAGGIRRVFSLTQAAGDDEVTVGVRIREQPSSFKRALRSLEPGARLRATGVWGDFTLPRDPGAKLAFVAAGIGVTPFVSQLRTLAAAGRAADAELLYAVRASADLAYREELAATGCRVAVLSPDDPGELPAHWTWLGAGALDAELVHRTIPDAAERTVYLSGAPTDVARLRRTLRAAGTRRIRTDVFLGY is encoded by the coding sequence ATGACCGCACTCGTCGCACGGATCGACCGGCTGCTCGGCCGCGTCACGATGTACCTGCTCGTGCTCGGCATCCTCGTGGTGCTCGCCGTGCTCGCCGTCGTGCTCGGCGCCGTCGGGGCGATCCCCTTCGACCCGCTGACCCTGCTCGCGAGCGCGACCGTGCTGCTCGCGGCGTCGTGGATCGCCAACCAGGTGCTCGGGCTCGTGTTCCGCACGACGCCGCTGCTGGCATCCGGTTTCATCACCGCGATGCTGCTGTTCTTCGTGCTCGAACCGAGCCTCGAGCCGGACGGGCTGCTCGTGCTCGCGCTCGCCGCGGCGATCGCGGCGGCCTCGAAGTACCTCATCGCGTGGCGCGGGCGGCACCTCGTGAACCCCGCCGCGATCGCCGCCGTGCTCGTCGGGGTAACGGGGCTCACGCTCTCGTCGTGGTGGGTCGCGACCGGGCCGATGCTGCCCGCGGTCGCGCTCGGGGCGCTGCTCATCCTGTGGCGCACCCGGCACCTCGGCATGGGGCTCGTCTACCTCGCCGTCGCGGGTGGCCTGCTGTTCGTGCGCTACCTCGCGTTCGGGGCGGATGCGGGCAGCGCGCTGTCGTTCACGCTGGTCTCCTCGCCGGTCGTCTTCGCCGCCGGCTTCATGGTGAGCGAGCCGCTCACCCTGCCGCCGCGGCGCTGGCAGCGGATGCTCTACGCGGTCGTCGTGGGCGTGCTCACGAGCGCGCCCCTCGCGATCGGACCCGTGCGCAACACCCCCGAGCTCGCGCTCGTGATCGGCGGCGTGCTCGCCTTCTTCTTCGCGCAGCGGCGCGGCGTGAAGCTCGAACTCGTCGAGAAGCGGCAGCTCACCCCCACCGCGTGGGAGTTCCGCTTCCGGCCGGCCGCCCCGCTGCGGTTCGCGCCGGGGCAGTACCTCGAGCTGACGCTCCCCCACCGCCGACCGGATGCGGGCGGCATCCGCCGGGTGTTCTCGCTCACCCAGGCGGCCGGGGACGACGAGGTGACGGTGGGCGTGCGCATCCGCGAGCAGCCGTCGTCGTTCAAGCGCGCGCTCCGTTCGCTCGAGCCGGGCGCCCGGCTGCGGGCGACGGGCGTGTGGGGCGACTTCACGCTGCCGCGCGACCCGGGGGCGAAGCTCGCCTTCGTCGCGGCCGGCATCGGTGTGACCCCCTTCGTCTCGCAGCTGCGCACGCTCGCGGCCGCGGGGCGCGCCGCGGACGCCGAGCTGCTCTACGCGGTGCGCGCATCCGCCGACCTCGCCTACCGCGAGGAGCTCGCGGCGACCGGCTGCCGGGTGGCCGTGCTCTCCCCCGACGACCCGGGCGAGCTGCCCGCGCACTGGACGTGGCTCGGCGCGGGCGCGCTCGACGCCGAGCTCGTGCACCGCACCATCCCGGACGCCGCCGAGCGCACCGTCTACCTCTCCGGAGCCCCCACCGACGTCGCCCGCCTGCGCCGCACCCTCCGCGCGGCGGGCACCCGCCGCATCCGCACCGACGTCTTCCTCGGCTACTGA
- a CDS encoding YdeI/OmpD-associated family protein codes for MSSFAEKPILPFTDWREWEAFLAGEPPADGVRVKILKAKAEVPGITRQEALDVALCFGWIDGQAGAFDDDYSLQAYTPRRARSPWSQINREHVARLIEEGRMRPAGLAEIDRAKADGRWDAAYRQKDAPVPPELQVLLDASPTASAFFAGLSAQNRWAFIFRIAQGKQAATRERNAHRFLGMLERGETFH; via the coding sequence ATGTCGTCGTTCGCCGAGAAGCCGATCCTGCCCTTCACCGACTGGCGGGAGTGGGAGGCGTTCCTCGCGGGCGAGCCGCCGGCCGACGGAGTGCGGGTGAAGATCCTGAAGGCCAAGGCCGAAGTGCCCGGCATCACCCGGCAGGAGGCGCTCGACGTCGCGCTGTGCTTCGGCTGGATCGACGGCCAGGCCGGGGCGTTCGACGACGACTACAGCCTGCAGGCCTACACGCCGCGCCGCGCCCGCAGCCCGTGGTCGCAGATCAACCGCGAGCATGTGGCCCGGCTCATCGAGGAGGGGCGGATGCGACCCGCCGGTCTCGCGGAGATCGACCGCGCGAAGGCCGACGGGCGGTGGGACGCCGCCTACCGCCAGAAGGACGCCCCGGTGCCGCCCGAACTGCAGGTGCTGCTGGATGCGAGCCCCACCGCATCCGCCTTCTTCGCGGGCCTCAGCGCGCAGAACCGCTGGGCCTTCATCTTCCGCATCGCCCAGGGCAAGCAGGCGGCCACCCGCGAGCGCAACGCCCACCGCTTCCTCGGGATGCTCGAGCGCGGCGAGACCTTCCACTGA
- a CDS encoding extracellular solute-binding protein gives MKRKIGAVAAATAALVVLAGCASTPETPSTDDAKGQDITFWLMGGDTPDALRDYLKTEYNERTGGTLTIEEQGWGDALAKLTTALPDADNTPDVTEIGNTWSPTFTTVGAFSDITDMVDELGGDKLLQSFVDVGKVDEVNYALPYYFGSRYVFYRKDLYQAAGVEVPTTLGEVTEVAQTLRTDSLSGFYLGGEDWRNGISWIFAHGGDLAKKDGDTWASSLSDPKTIEGLEALQELFTTGSNAPVTEADSTPWVNINTQPEAAAPEAATIIAPGWAHWSIGDLAPNPEDETKPIPTWNDDVFGTYVLPGVDGGVAPVFAGGSNIAISAASKNQAGARELLRIIFSSEYQTMLGENGLGPANSDYVSALGDDQFAQALIESALGSKLTPAAPGWAAVEGSGLLEEFFGKVNGGGDITALAAEYDKKIDELING, from the coding sequence ATGAAGCGAAAGATCGGAGCAGTCGCTGCCGCGACCGCTGCGCTCGTCGTCCTCGCGGGCTGTGCATCCACGCCCGAGACGCCGAGCACGGATGACGCGAAGGGGCAGGACATCACGTTCTGGCTCATGGGGGGTGACACCCCGGACGCGCTGCGCGACTACCTGAAGACCGAGTACAACGAGCGGACCGGGGGCACCCTCACTATCGAGGAACAGGGCTGGGGTGACGCTCTCGCGAAGCTCACCACTGCACTGCCTGACGCCGACAATACCCCCGACGTGACGGAGATCGGCAACACGTGGTCGCCGACCTTCACGACCGTCGGCGCCTTCTCCGACATCACCGACATGGTCGACGAGCTCGGCGGCGACAAGCTGCTGCAGTCCTTCGTCGACGTCGGCAAGGTCGACGAGGTCAACTACGCCCTGCCGTACTACTTCGGTTCGCGCTACGTGTTCTACCGCAAGGACCTGTACCAGGCGGCCGGCGTCGAGGTCCCCACGACCCTCGGCGAGGTGACCGAGGTCGCGCAGACGCTGCGCACCGACTCGCTCTCGGGCTTCTACCTGGGCGGCGAGGACTGGCGCAACGGCATCTCGTGGATCTTCGCGCACGGCGGCGACCTCGCGAAGAAGGACGGCGACACGTGGGCCTCCTCGCTCTCCGACCCGAAGACGATCGAGGGTCTCGAGGCGCTGCAGGAGCTGTTCACCACGGGCTCGAACGCCCCGGTGACCGAGGCCGACAGCACCCCGTGGGTGAACATCAACACCCAGCCCGAGGCGGCGGCTCCCGAGGCGGCCACGATCATCGCTCCCGGATGGGCGCACTGGTCGATCGGCGACCTCGCCCCCAACCCCGAGGACGAGACCAAGCCGATCCCCACCTGGAACGACGACGTGTTCGGCACCTACGTGCTGCCCGGCGTCGACGGCGGTGTCGCCCCGGTGTTCGCCGGCGGCTCCAACATCGCGATCTCGGCGGCCTCGAAGAACCAGGCCGGTGCCCGTGAGCTGCTGCGCATCATCTTCAGCTCCGAGTACCAGACCATGCTCGGTGAGAACGGCCTCGGCCCGGCCAACTCGGACTACGTCTCCGCCCTCGGCGACGACCAGTTCGCGCAGGCCCTCATCGAGTCGGCCCTCGGCTCGAAGCTGACCCCCGCGGCGCCCGGCTGGGCCGCCGTCGAGGGCTCGGGCCTGCTCGAGGAGTTCTTCGGCAAGGTCAACGGCGGCGGCGACATCACCGCGCTCGCAGCCGAGTACGACAAGAAGATCGACGAGCTCATCAACGGCTAG